The Christiangramia flava JLT2011 genome has a segment encoding these proteins:
- a CDS encoding MBOAT family O-acyltransferase — MLILGGSYLFYGWWDWRFLFLIVFSTLVDYFCGLQLARKPGEKRFLYLSLLVNLGILSAFKYFNFFLDSWYDLAANLGFSSVNNWAIDVVLPVGISFYTFQTLSYTIDVYRKKIPAERSLLNFAAFVSFFPQLVAGPIERAKNLLPQIRNRRKFKYPQAVTGLRMILWGFFKKIVIADALAYKVEEIFPNYEILNGGVLLLGLLYFAVQIYCDFSGYSDIAIGTAKLLGIDLMVNFRFPYFSKNVTEFWRRWHISLSTWFRDYVYIPLGGSRVSRNLAVRNIVIVFLLSGFWHGANWTFIGWGLANAMLFVPVFLIRKRKEPTRDAVWVHWLKVGLTFFLVTLTWAFFRSDTIGDALLYLWKCFSEFQIPYTHRSGMEEVLILFLFDFLLRNDPGNLSSLDRLKRPLRWGIYLFLGLWIMSVFNTYQPPFIYFQF; from the coding sequence GTGCTGATTTTGGGAGGTTCCTACCTGTTTTATGGCTGGTGGGACTGGCGCTTCTTGTTCCTGATCGTTTTTTCTACGCTGGTAGATTATTTTTGCGGACTTCAACTGGCTAGAAAGCCTGGTGAAAAGCGATTTTTGTACCTGAGTCTACTGGTGAACCTGGGGATACTTTCCGCTTTTAAATATTTCAATTTCTTTTTGGATTCCTGGTATGATCTGGCGGCGAACCTTGGCTTTTCTTCCGTGAATAACTGGGCTATTGATGTGGTTTTACCAGTTGGAATTTCGTTTTACACGTTCCAGACTCTGTCTTACACAATAGATGTGTACCGAAAAAAAATTCCTGCTGAAAGGAGCCTGCTTAATTTTGCCGCTTTTGTATCTTTTTTTCCTCAGCTTGTGGCCGGACCCATCGAGCGGGCAAAGAACTTATTGCCGCAAATTCGAAATCGACGAAAATTCAAATATCCTCAAGCGGTTACAGGCCTGAGAATGATCTTATGGGGATTTTTTAAAAAAATTGTCATCGCTGATGCTCTGGCTTATAAGGTCGAAGAGATTTTCCCGAATTATGAAATTTTAAATGGAGGCGTTCTGCTTTTGGGGCTGCTGTATTTTGCCGTTCAGATATATTGCGATTTTAGTGGGTATTCTGATATTGCTATTGGTACCGCAAAGTTGTTGGGAATTGATCTAATGGTGAACTTCCGGTTTCCGTATTTCTCCAAAAATGTAACTGAATTCTGGAGACGCTGGCATATTTCATTGTCCACCTGGTTCAGAGATTATGTCTATATCCCATTGGGGGGTTCCAGAGTGTCTCGAAATTTGGCTGTTCGGAATATTGTTATTGTATTTCTTTTAAGTGGTTTCTGGCATGGAGCTAACTGGACATTTATTGGTTGGGGACTGGCTAACGCAATGTTGTTTGTTCCGGTTTTTCTTATTCGGAAAAGGAAAGAACCTACTCGAGATGCCGTTTGGGTACACTGGCTGAAGGTTGGATTAACTTTTTTTCTCGTCACTCTTACCTGGGCGTTTTTCCGAAGTGATACCATTGGAGATGCGCTGCTATATCTTTGGAAATGTTTTTCCGAATTTCAGATTCCGTATACCCATCGATCCGGAATGGAGGAAGTACTGATCTTGTTTCTTTTTGATTTTCTGTTGAGAAATGATCCAGGAAATCTTTCCTCGCTGGATAGGCTGAAAAGGCCTTTAAGATGGGGTATTTACCTTTTTCTAGGTCTATGGATCATGAGTGTTTTTAACACCTATCAGCCACCTTTTATATATTTTCAATTCTGA